A genomic region of Marinobacter sp. NP-4(2019) contains the following coding sequences:
- a CDS encoding recombinase family protein, translated as MSAIIAYTRVSTDEQTINAQRHTIENRYKVNKWFNDEATSGAIKAKDRKGFGQLLGYVREGDTVVVYAIDRLGRDTIDVLETVEKLKAKGVAVVSIREGFDLSTPMGKAMLTMLAAMAELERSNIKARQMAGIERARAEGKNLGREKVIDDAAVVQWRQENSASIKATAEYFGISTASVKRACRQAKCSA; from the coding sequence ATGTCCGCGATCATCGCCTACACCCGCGTCAGCACCGACGAACAGACCATCAACGCCCAGCGCCACACCATCGAGAACCGCTACAAGGTGAACAAGTGGTTCAACGACGAGGCGACCTCGGGAGCGATCAAGGCCAAGGACAGGAAGGGCTTCGGGCAGCTCCTGGGCTACGTCAGGGAGGGAGATACCGTGGTGGTCTACGCCATCGACCGTCTGGGCCGGGATACCATCGACGTTCTGGAGACAGTCGAGAAGCTGAAGGCCAAGGGTGTCGCAGTGGTGTCCATCCGTGAGGGCTTCGACCTGTCCACTCCCATGGGCAAGGCCATGTTGACCATGCTGGCAGCCATGGCGGAGCTGGAGCGCTCCAACATCAAGGCACGGCAGATGGCCGGGATCGAACGGGCCAGGGCTGAGGGGAAGAACCTGGGGCGTGAGAAGGTGATCGATGATGCCGCCGTGGTCCAGTGGCGTCAGGAGAACAGCGCCAGCATCAAGGCCACAGCGGAGTATTTTGGAATCTCGACAGCATCAGTGAAGAGGGCTTGCCGCCAAGCCAAATGCAGCGCATAA
- a CDS encoding restriction endonuclease subunit S: MLGSIGHIGIIPKDGPFEEYIISNKQLKLRVNKEIVRPLYAYLYFASSLGVDYVKSYAKGAAVPGISLGILKGLEVAVPPLPIQDRIVSLISTYDDLIENNTRRIEILEEMARRLYEEWFVHFRFPGHEEVSFKESELGEIPEGWEVKGLYDIAEVTYGHPFKAKQFNDQGEGLGAVRIRDIRDGQVKTYTTEEGKPKHIIENGDILVGMDGQFHMGKWAGGTAWLVQRVARFRPTQPMSRYLLFLTIERPIKHLEETIVGTTVAHLSAKDLKAMKVVVPDEATLKMMADALEPMYELEMRLKRKNVNLRTQRDLLLPKLVSGEIDVSNISMPNDKEVEAA, translated from the coding sequence TTGCTGGGGAGTATTGGTCACATTGGAATCATTCCGAAAGATGGACCATTTGAAGAATACATAATTTCCAACAAGCAACTGAAGCTCAGGGTTAACAAAGAGATAGTGAGGCCTTTGTATGCTTACCTCTACTTCGCAAGCAGCCTCGGCGTTGATTATGTGAAAAGCTATGCAAAAGGAGCAGCAGTTCCAGGGATCAGTTTAGGGATACTCAAAGGGCTGGAAGTTGCCGTTCCGCCCCTGCCTATCCAAGACCGGATAGTCAGCCTGATCTCCACCTACGATGACCTCATCGAGAACAATACGCGCCGGATCGAGATCCTTGAGGAAATGGCCCGGCGGTTGTACGAGGAGTGGTTCGTCCACTTCCGATTCCCTGGGCATGAGGAGGTGAGCTTCAAGGAGAGTGAGCTTGGGGAGATTCCTGAGGGGTGGGAAGTCAAAGGTCTTTACGATATTGCCGAAGTCACTTACGGGCATCCTTTCAAGGCCAAGCAGTTTAATGATCAAGGCGAAGGACTGGGTGCGGTCAGGATTCGTGACATTCGCGATGGGCAGGTAAAGACCTACACAACTGAAGAAGGCAAGCCCAAGCATATCATCGAGAATGGCGACATCCTTGTAGGGATGGACGGCCAGTTCCATATGGGTAAGTGGGCTGGAGGCACGGCATGGCTTGTTCAGCGAGTTGCCAGATTCAGACCCACTCAGCCAATGTCTCGATACCTACTTTTCTTGACCATCGAGAGGCCGATCAAGCACTTGGAAGAAACCATCGTTGGGACAACAGTAGCTCACCTGAGTGCCAAAGATCTCAAAGCCATGAAGGTTGTAGTGCCCGACGAAGCCACGTTGAAGATGATGGCTGACGCGCTTGAGCCTATGTATGAGTTGGAAATGAGGCTTAAACGGAAGAACGTCAATCTTCGAACCCAACGTGATCTGCTCCTGCCGAAGCTAGTCTCAGGTGAGATCGACGTATCCAATATCTCCATGCCTAACGACAAGGAGGTCGAAGCCGCATGA
- a CDS encoding Bro-N domain-containing protein, with product MKSTPTLSFVFEGERVRSLLIDGEPWFVGRDVAQVLGYAKPENAIGRHCKGPLKRGIPTLGGIQEMAVIAERDVYRLIFSSKLPSAERFEEWVVSEVLPSIRKRGIYLEGQQQIRAELLDALAENIREKALPALREFDRRTEHLHWLALNNPQEHERRYQLAVDEVALDYDLPRSLVEALTRHGMSVITAA from the coding sequence ATGAAAAGCACTCCAACGCTTTCCTTTGTCTTCGAAGGTGAAAGAGTTCGCTCACTCCTGATAGACGGTGAACCTTGGTTTGTCGGTAGAGACGTAGCCCAGGTTCTTGGGTATGCCAAACCGGAAAACGCGATAGGCCGACACTGTAAGGGTCCCCTGAAACGGGGTATCCCTACATTGGGCGGGATTCAGGAAATGGCGGTCATTGCTGAACGAGACGTATACAGACTCATCTTCAGTTCCAAGCTCCCGTCAGCCGAGAGGTTTGAGGAGTGGGTTGTCTCTGAAGTGCTGCCTTCGATTCGTAAACGAGGGATCTACCTCGAAGGGCAGCAACAGATCAGAGCGGAGCTGCTGGATGCTCTTGCTGAGAACATCCGAGAGAAGGCATTACCGGCATTGAGAGAGTTCGACCGGAGGACTGAGCACCTTCACTGGTTGGCACTCAACAACCCCCAGGAGCACGAACGTCGGTATCAACTCGCTGTAGATGAGGTTGCTCTCGACTACGACTTGCCTCGCTCGCTTGTCGAAGCGTTAACACGTCATGGCATGAGCGTGATCACCGCTGCATAG
- a CDS encoding type I restriction endonuclease subunit R — protein MTPPPSPAYAYSEDALVEQPAIELFADLGWDTANLYGEWSGTVSSEGRQTQQDVVLVPRLRVALEKLNPKLPADALEKAIEELTRDRSKLLPVNANLEVYRLLKDGVKVEVSEDDGGTAIETVRVIDWSQPEENDFLLTSQFWVRGELHTRRTDLVGFVNGLPLLFVELKASHKTLKAAYDGNLSDYRSVIPQLFTYNAVVMLSNGSETLVGSTFSPWEHLFEWKRINDEGEKGVVSLETAIRGIAERTRLLDIVENFTVFEEAQGGTIKKIAKNHQYLGVNKAIAELQRIKNRPTGEAGRLGVFWHTQGSGKSLSMVFFTQKIHRTITGNWTFVIVTDRNELDEQIYKTFAATGAVNEVEAHAESGAHLKQLLSEDHRYVFTLIQKFGTKQGETYPKLSDRQDIIVITDEAHRSQYDTLAMNMRTALPHAAFLGFTGTPLMAGEEKTKEVFGDYISVYDFGQSIADGATVPLYYENRIPELQLINENLNEDLTRLLEDAELDEDQEKKVERVFAREYHLITRDDRLEAIAEDLVRHFVGRGHQGKAMMVCIDKATAVKMYDKVQAHWNDYLARLQADLASAPKEQQEALKHKIEVLETTDMAVVVSQGQNEVKELADKGLDILPHRKRMVEEDLDEQFKDPDGPLRLVFVCAMWITGFDVPSCSTIYLDKPMKNHTLMQTIARANRKYPGKEAGLIVDYAGVFRKLQEALAIYGGAPQSKEDHPPYGGKGGSGTDAPIQQKAELVEHLKHLLARGITFLSQKQVNAEAIKEAGGFEKVALLDDAVEKLLESEETKKAFLNLARTASRVYRAVLPDPSANELAPDAVLLSVLAQKIKALEPEVDISQVMKDVDDLLDQSVAPVPYVIEETDEKKLFDLSQIDFEKLKERFTKGKKRTEIEKLRALLSQKLESMVAKNPSRTDFMEKLKKLIEKYNSGSVNIETLFQQLLEFTEELQEEDHRAIREGLTEEELALFDIITKPAPEMTDKEVAQVKAMCRELLETLKEEKLVLDWRKKAQAKGDVRRTLEIVFDRGLPDSFEEDIYNEKCDAAFHHLMTSYYGGGQSVYSSAHT, from the coding sequence ATGACGCCCCCGCCATCCCCCGCTTATGCCTACTCTGAAGATGCCCTGGTCGAGCAGCCCGCTATCGAACTGTTCGCTGACCTGGGCTGGGACACTGCCAATCTCTATGGAGAGTGGTCGGGTACGGTATCGAGCGAGGGACGGCAGACACAGCAGGATGTGGTGCTGGTGCCCCGGCTGCGCGTGGCCTTGGAGAAGCTCAACCCCAAGCTGCCCGCCGATGCCCTGGAGAAGGCCATCGAGGAGCTGACCCGCGACCGCTCCAAGCTGCTCCCGGTGAACGCCAACCTGGAGGTTTACCGGCTGCTCAAGGATGGCGTGAAGGTTGAGGTGTCCGAAGACGATGGTGGCACCGCTATCGAAACGGTGCGGGTGATCGACTGGAGCCAGCCTGAGGAGAACGACTTCCTGCTGACCTCGCAGTTCTGGGTAAGGGGGGAGTTGCATACACGACGTACTGATCTTGTCGGTTTCGTGAACGGGCTGCCGCTGCTGTTCGTGGAGCTGAAGGCCAGCCACAAGACCCTCAAGGCCGCCTATGACGGCAACCTGAGCGACTACCGCTCGGTGATCCCTCAGCTGTTCACTTACAACGCCGTGGTGATGCTCTCTAACGGCTCCGAGACTCTTGTGGGCAGCACCTTTTCCCCCTGGGAGCATCTATTCGAGTGGAAGCGGATCAACGACGAGGGTGAGAAAGGGGTGGTATCCCTGGAGACCGCCATCCGTGGTATCGCCGAGCGGACGCGGCTGCTGGACATCGTAGAGAACTTCACGGTGTTCGAGGAGGCCCAGGGCGGCACCATCAAGAAGATTGCCAAGAACCATCAGTACCTCGGGGTGAATAAGGCCATCGCCGAGCTACAGCGAATCAAGAACCGCCCTACCGGTGAGGCCGGTCGGCTGGGTGTCTTCTGGCACACCCAGGGCTCGGGCAAGTCGCTCTCTATGGTGTTCTTCACCCAGAAGATCCACCGCACCATTACCGGCAACTGGACGTTCGTGATCGTCACCGACCGCAACGAGCTGGACGAGCAGATCTACAAGACGTTCGCTGCTACGGGTGCAGTCAACGAAGTGGAGGCTCACGCCGAGAGCGGTGCTCACCTCAAGCAGCTGCTCAGCGAGGATCACCGCTACGTCTTCACGCTGATCCAGAAGTTCGGAACTAAGCAAGGTGAGACATATCCCAAGCTCTCCGACCGCCAGGACATCATCGTCATCACCGACGAGGCTCACCGCTCACAGTACGACACCCTGGCGATGAACATGCGTACGGCGCTCCCCCATGCCGCCTTCCTGGGCTTCACCGGGACGCCTTTAATGGCTGGTGAAGAGAAGACCAAGGAGGTGTTTGGTGACTACATCTCGGTCTACGACTTCGGCCAGTCCATCGCCGATGGCGCCACGGTGCCGCTCTACTACGAGAACCGTATACCCGAACTGCAGCTGATCAACGAGAACCTAAACGAGGATCTGACCCGACTGCTGGAAGATGCAGAGCTGGACGAGGATCAGGAGAAGAAGGTCGAGCGAGTGTTCGCCCGTGAATACCACCTGATCACCCGCGATGACCGCTTGGAAGCCATCGCCGAGGATCTGGTACGGCACTTCGTTGGCAGGGGGCACCAGGGCAAGGCGATGATGGTCTGCATCGACAAGGCCACCGCCGTAAAGATGTACGACAAGGTTCAGGCTCACTGGAATGACTACCTGGCTCGTCTACAGGCTGATCTGGCATCTGCCCCGAAGGAGCAGCAGGAGGCTCTCAAGCACAAGATCGAGGTACTGGAGACGACCGATATGGCGGTGGTGGTCTCCCAGGGCCAGAACGAGGTGAAGGAGCTGGCGGACAAGGGTCTCGACATCCTGCCTCACCGTAAGCGCATGGTGGAGGAAGACCTCGATGAGCAGTTCAAGGATCCTGACGGGCCGCTGCGATTGGTGTTCGTCTGTGCCATGTGGATCACCGGCTTCGATGTGCCATCCTGCTCCACCATTTACCTCGATAAGCCGATGAAGAACCACACCCTGATGCAGACTATTGCCAGGGCCAACCGGAAGTACCCCGGCAAAGAAGCGGGTCTGATCGTGGACTATGCGGGCGTCTTCAGGAAGCTGCAGGAGGCGCTGGCCATCTATGGTGGCGCTCCACAAAGCAAGGAAGATCATCCTCCATATGGCGGCAAGGGTGGCTCAGGCACTGATGCCCCCATTCAACAAAAGGCAGAACTGGTAGAGCACCTCAAACACTTACTGGCGCGAGGGATCACCTTCCTCTCCCAGAAACAGGTCAATGCTGAAGCGATAAAGGAAGCGGGAGGCTTCGAAAAGGTAGCCCTTCTGGACGACGCAGTAGAGAAGCTACTGGAGAGCGAGGAGACCAAAAAGGCTTTTCTGAACCTCGCCAGGACTGCGTCCAGGGTCTATCGAGCGGTTCTCCCTGACCCTTCTGCCAACGAACTTGCGCCTGATGCTGTGTTGCTTTCGGTGCTGGCCCAGAAGATCAAAGCGCTTGAGCCCGAGGTCGACATCTCTCAGGTAATGAAGGACGTGGACGACCTGCTGGATCAGTCAGTGGCTCCGGTGCCCTATGTCATCGAGGAGACAGATGAGAAGAAACTCTTTGACCTCAGCCAGATCGACTTCGAGAAGCTCAAAGAGCGGTTCACCAAAGGGAAGAAGCGTACCGAGATAGAGAAGCTGAGAGCGCTTTTGAGCCAAAAGCTAGAGAGTATGGTGGCAAAAAACCCCAGCCGTACCGACTTCATGGAAAAACTCAAGAAACTCATCGAGAAGTACAACTCCGGCAGTGTGAACATTGAGACACTCTTCCAGCAACTACTGGAATTTACCGAGGAGCTTCAGGAAGAAGACCACCGGGCGATCCGGGAAGGACTGACAGAAGAGGAACTGGCATTATTCGACATCATCACCAAGCCAGCGCCCGAGATGACAGACAAGGAGGTGGCACAGGTGAAGGCCATGTGTCGGGAGCTACTGGAGACTCTTAAGGAGGAGAAGCTAGTGCTGGACTGGCGGAAGAAGGCCCAGGCCAAGGGCGATGTCCGCCGGACATTGGAGATCGTGTTCGACCGGGGGCTACCGGATAGTTTCGAGGAAGACATCTACAACGAGAAGTGTGACGCCGCTTTTCACCACCTGATGACCAGCTATTACGGTGGCGGACAAAGCGTGTACTCAAGCGCACACACCTGA
- a CDS encoding type I restriction-modification system subunit M, whose translation MVNGDVGKRLWAAADQLWANTGLKPAEFSTPVLGLIFLKYADKKYSAAEEKLGPVGSGGRRKVSKDDYLAEGVIFLPETARFSHLLSLTEGDNIGKAINDAMKAIEDENPDLKGALPRTYTRLENWVLQELLKQLAPVDLSGDAFGKVYEYFLGNFALKEGQKGGVFYTPESIVKLIVEIIEPYHGRIFDPACGSGGMFVHSADFVERHHKTAMDEISIFGTEKDQTTVNLNKMNLAVHGLSGDVRVSNTYYEDPHGAVYKNGDGFFDFVMANPPFNVSGVDKERLEGDPRFPFGMPKTDNANYLWIQLFYASLKPTGRAGFVMANSAGDARGSEQVIRQKLVESGAVDVIVSVGPNFFYTVTLPCTLWFFDRAKSETERGDKVLFIDARHLYRQIDRAHRDWLPEQVEFLANIVRLYRGEEIELDQGSEPLLAEKGLSEGYTDVPGLCKVATREEIEAQGWSLNPGRYVGAAAREAEDVDFTERLEELAEELEVLNAEARELETEVSNNVASLLMEGTK comes from the coding sequence TTGGTTAACGGAGACGTGGGGAAGCGCCTATGGGCAGCAGCTGACCAGTTATGGGCCAACACTGGCCTCAAGCCCGCCGAGTTCTCGACCCCCGTGCTGGGGCTCATCTTCCTGAAGTACGCCGACAAGAAGTACTCAGCCGCCGAGGAGAAGCTCGGGCCGGTGGGCTCCGGTGGCCGCCGCAAGGTGAGCAAGGATGACTACCTGGCCGAGGGGGTGATCTTCCTCCCTGAGACCGCCCGCTTCTCGCACCTGCTGTCGCTCACCGAGGGCGACAACATCGGCAAGGCCATCAACGATGCCATGAAGGCCATCGAGGACGAGAACCCCGACCTCAAGGGTGCCCTGCCGCGAACCTACACGCGCCTGGAAAACTGGGTGCTGCAGGAACTGCTCAAGCAGCTCGCTCCGGTTGATCTGTCAGGGGATGCCTTCGGCAAGGTCTACGAGTACTTCCTCGGCAACTTTGCACTGAAGGAAGGCCAGAAAGGCGGTGTCTTCTACACTCCCGAGTCCATCGTCAAGCTGATCGTCGAGATCATCGAGCCCTACCACGGGCGCATCTTCGACCCGGCTTGTGGCTCAGGCGGTATGTTCGTCCACTCGGCGGACTTCGTGGAGCGTCACCACAAGACGGCCATGGACGAAATCTCGATCTTTGGCACCGAGAAAGATCAGACCACCGTCAACCTCAACAAGATGAACCTGGCGGTGCATGGCCTCTCCGGTGATGTGCGGGTCTCCAACACCTACTACGAGGATCCTCACGGGGCGGTCTACAAGAACGGTGACGGCTTCTTCGACTTCGTGATGGCCAATCCCCCGTTCAACGTCTCGGGAGTGGACAAGGAGCGTCTTGAGGGCGACCCCCGGTTCCCCTTCGGGATGCCCAAGACCGATAACGCCAACTACCTCTGGATCCAGCTCTTCTACGCCTCGCTGAAGCCGACCGGACGAGCTGGCTTCGTTATGGCCAACTCAGCGGGAGATGCCCGTGGCAGCGAGCAGGTAATCCGCCAGAAGCTGGTCGAGTCCGGTGCCGTGGACGTGATCGTCTCGGTGGGGCCGAACTTCTTTTACACCGTCACGCTACCCTGCACCCTATGGTTCTTCGACCGAGCCAAGAGTGAGACCGAGCGCGGCGACAAGGTGCTGTTCATCGATGCTCGCCACCTCTATCGCCAGATCGACCGGGCACACCGGGACTGGCTACCAGAGCAGGTCGAGTTCCTGGCCAATATCGTCCGCCTCTACCGTGGCGAAGAGATCGAGCTGGATCAGGGCAGTGAGCCGCTGCTGGCTGAGAAGGGGCTGAGCGAGGGATACACTGATGTGCCTGGACTCTGCAAGGTGGCAACTCGGGAAGAGATCGAGGCGCAGGGCTGGTCGCTGAACCCTGGGCGCTATGTCGGGGCGGCAGCGAGAGAAGCTGAGGATGTGGACTTCACGGAGCGGCTGGAAGAGTTGGCTGAGGAGTTGGAAGTGTTGAACGCTGAGGCGAGAGAGCTTGAGACGGAGGTGTCAAATAATGTTGCCTCGCTACTGATGGAAGGTACCAAATGA
- a CDS encoding MarR family winged helix-turn-helix transcriptional regulator: MNSGVPSLDRIAIHRLLSAVEEIRNISTDMPMQTLHILLLVAANPGITIAELIKKTGLSQSSCSRNLALLSKTHRLGKPGLDLAEAREDPRERRRKVVSLTPKGRETVALIADSVR; encoded by the coding sequence ATGAATTCCGGAGTACCTTCATTGGATCGTATTGCCATTCATCGGTTGCTGTCTGCCGTTGAGGAAATCAGGAACATCTCCACTGACATGCCGATGCAAACGCTGCATATCCTTCTGCTTGTGGCCGCAAACCCCGGTATCACAATCGCCGAGCTGATCAAGAAGACAGGGCTCTCTCAATCCTCATGTTCTAGGAATCTTGCATTGCTATCCAAGACGCATCGGTTGGGAAAGCCTGGCTTGGATTTGGCGGAAGCGAGAGAAGACCCTCGGGAGCGTAGGCGAAAAGTGGTCAGCCTGACTCCCAAGGGTCGAGAAACGGTAGCCCTTATCGCTGATAGTGTCAGGTGA
- a CDS encoding abortive infection family protein gives MDELLIHAESLQNMMIARATTPAPVSELDFAKARTALMQSSRIEGLLPKMVLTCRDPAQFWSYIKSRFGTYEERRQHIWSEFRPLLDRLEAGGSPSDDAVTESLERFDSQNIHAAWSKAVDRRYSDPEGAITMARTLLESVCKHVIEQSEGIEYGKADDLPVLYRKASRALNLAPDQHVEEVFRKILGGCTSVVLGLGELRNRVGDAHGQGPRPVKPLPRHAELAVNLSGTMSAFLIATLEARKEKR, from the coding sequence ATGGATGAACTGCTGATTCACGCTGAGTCACTCCAGAATATGATGATAGCCAGGGCGACAACTCCCGCCCCAGTATCCGAACTGGATTTTGCCAAGGCCAGAACAGCCCTGATGCAGTCCTCCCGGATAGAAGGCCTTCTCCCAAAGATGGTTCTCACTTGCCGAGACCCCGCTCAATTTTGGTCTTACATCAAGAGTAGATTCGGCACATACGAGGAAAGACGGCAGCATATCTGGAGTGAGTTTCGCCCACTATTGGACAGGCTTGAAGCTGGCGGCTCTCCCTCTGATGACGCAGTTACCGAAAGCCTGGAGCGGTTTGATTCTCAGAATATACACGCTGCATGGTCAAAAGCAGTAGATAGGAGATATTCAGATCCCGAAGGGGCTATCACCATGGCTCGAACCCTTCTTGAGAGCGTCTGCAAACATGTGATCGAGCAGTCCGAAGGTATCGAGTATGGGAAAGCTGATGATCTGCCGGTCTTGTACAGAAAAGCATCCCGCGCCCTTAACCTTGCGCCAGATCAGCATGTTGAGGAAGTCTTCCGGAAAATCCTCGGCGGGTGTACCAGTGTTGTGCTCGGGTTGGGCGAGTTGAGGAATCGAGTGGGTGATGCGCACGGTCAAGGCCCAAGGCCTGTCAAGCCGCTACCTCGCCATGCTGAACTCGCGGTGAACTTGTCGGGCACCATGTCTGCCTTCTTGATAGCAACACTGGAAGCGCGAAAGGAAAAACGGTGA
- a CDS encoding NYN domain-containing protein, translating into MKDLEQHKKIAVLIDADNAQLSKLPLIIEELSSHGHVVVKRAYGDWSVDSLKNWKTVLNELAIQPIQQFAYTKGKNATDASMIIDAMDLLYSSKFDAFALVSSDSDFTKLASRLRESEIYVFGFGEKKTPVSFRSACDDFLFTENLEYPEEVAPDEPAKTEKEAPKKKSEKLPEEVALLKRAWEQTQDDQGWASFSAAGSFLKRTRPDFDPRTYGAKKFSDLLVARSEYFTVKKGADGQGYRAYKPTGQK; encoded by the coding sequence TTGAAAGATCTTGAACAGCATAAAAAAATTGCCGTACTGATTGATGCAGACAATGCTCAGTTGTCGAAATTGCCGTTGATCATCGAGGAGTTGTCCTCTCATGGGCATGTGGTTGTAAAGCGGGCTTATGGTGATTGGTCGGTGGACAGTCTCAAGAACTGGAAGACCGTGCTCAATGAACTGGCCATCCAGCCCATCCAGCAGTTCGCCTACACGAAGGGCAAGAATGCGACCGATGCATCCATGATCATTGATGCCATGGACCTGCTTTACTCCTCCAAATTCGATGCTTTCGCCCTTGTCTCCAGCGACAGCGACTTCACCAAACTGGCTTCCCGGCTGAGGGAATCCGAGATCTATGTCTTCGGATTCGGCGAGAAGAAGACTCCGGTTTCGTTCCGCAGTGCCTGTGATGATTTTCTTTTCACCGAGAACCTTGAATATCCGGAGGAAGTGGCGCCGGATGAACCGGCGAAAACGGAAAAAGAAGCTCCAAAAAAGAAATCCGAAAAGCTCCCTGAGGAAGTGGCACTGCTCAAGCGAGCCTGGGAGCAAACCCAGGACGATCAGGGATGGGCGAGCTTCTCCGCAGCCGGTTCCTTCCTCAAGCGCACCCGCCCGGATTTCGACCCCAGGACCTACGGCGCCAAGAAGTTTTCTGATTTGTTGGTCGCGAGGTCCGAGTATTTTACGGTCAAGAAGGGTGCTGACGGGCAGGGGTATCGGGCGTATAAGCCGACAGGTCAGAAGTAG
- the rnhA gene encoding ribonuclease HI, protein MTSIITIYTDGSCLSNGSDFAPGGWSAVLEGNGKQLRLSGHECPTTNNRMELTAILEGLKAIRADHATVTIYTDSAYARNGCQDWRHNWKRNGWRKSDKKPVENADLWQELDLLLNKHSVDLRWVKGHCGHPQNELADRLAVAAAHGQTTRQYRNQGDYEFNLGGCAGNREAAA, encoded by the coding sequence ATGACATCGATCATCACTATCTACACTGACGGTTCTTGCCTGAGCAATGGCTCCGACTTCGCCCCCGGTGGCTGGAGTGCGGTATTGGAGGGTAACGGTAAGCAACTCAGACTCAGCGGCCATGAATGCCCAACCACCAACAACCGGATGGAGCTTACGGCGATTCTGGAGGGGCTCAAGGCTATCCGAGCAGATCATGCCACGGTCACCATCTACACTGACAGCGCCTATGCTCGTAACGGGTGCCAGGACTGGAGGCACAACTGGAAACGCAATGGCTGGCGGAAATCTGACAAGAAGCCGGTAGAGAATGCCGACCTCTGGCAGGAGCTAGATTTGCTGCTGAACAAGCACAGCGTAGACCTTCGATGGGTCAAAGGACATTGCGGCCATCCCCAGAATGAGCTAGCAGATCGACTGGCTGTAGCTGCTGCACATGGCCAGACCACCCGGCAATACCGTAATCAGGGCGACTACGAGTTCAACCTCGGGGGCTGTGCCGGTAACCGGGAGGCAGCAGCATGA